The following proteins are co-located in the Deinococcus metallilatus genome:
- a CDS encoding IMP dehydrogenase encodes MSAPATPAAAPTAHEDRFAYKFGQEGITFDDVLLLPRHSTVLPHEVEVGTQLTRRVRLNIPFVSAAMDTVTETNMAVAMAREGGIGVLHKNMPIDAQAEMVRKVKRSESGMIVDPITLPPTATVQDADRLMAEYRISGVPVTDPAGKLLGIITNRDMRFVEDLATPVSEVMTRENLVTVPVGTTLETAQAIFKRHRIEKLLVTDEAGFLKGLITIKDLTKRVKYPRAAKDDLGRLRVAAAIGVSADLMDRAGALVAAGADVLVLDSAHGHSQGILNALARVKEHFDVDVIAGNIATRAGARDLIAAGADAVKVGIGPGCFAAGTRVLMAGGYYKNIEDVKVGDRVLNMHGRPVTVVNSWCTGVREVMAVRHVHSPRETVVTPDHRFWVGALSTVSAETVASKGYAATLARPTRLGESKLRWKQVGEADGDVFLMPRQLHFELPDVLEINLGDFAVRQELLERRANTCIRESYDLGYLFGTFLGDGHAFLNHNGSETRTGSEVGRVDWYFSHEETDIADKLSGAVERVTGLALKRERVGNVIHLHLYSLPWARLLAQFGKRQHKHLPHAYLVKNPDYLRGLKDGLLDSDGYLAADGRQCFVNTSRELLELFGLLCHLTEGSLPNMSVEPGNVGGLQGVKGELLDSYRARLSVSHAARQLPDYGVVKPLSRRELNLSLPVYDIEVDCPTHSFIADNAVVHNSICTTRVVTGVGVPQITAIFEASAAALEAGIPVIADGGIKQTGDVPKAIAAGASAVMMGSMLAGTDEAPGEVVLRDGRRYKSYRGMGSLGAMDQGSSDRYFQTGSRKFVPEGIEGIVAYKGTAGEVIYQFVGGLRSSMGYCGAPDLQTLRDTAQFVRITGASLIESHPHGVTITKEAPNYGGR; translated from the coding sequence ATGAGTGCTCCCGCGACGCCCGCCGCTGCTCCCACGGCACATGAAGACCGTTTCGCCTACAAGTTCGGCCAGGAAGGCATCACCTTCGACGACGTGCTGCTCCTGCCCCGCCACTCTACCGTCTTGCCCCACGAGGTCGAGGTGGGCACGCAGCTCACCCGCCGCGTCCGCCTGAACATCCCCTTCGTGTCGGCGGCGATGGACACCGTGACCGAGACGAACATGGCGGTCGCGATGGCCCGCGAGGGCGGTATCGGCGTCCTGCACAAGAACATGCCCATCGACGCGCAGGCCGAGATGGTCCGCAAGGTCAAGCGCAGCGAGAGCGGCATGATCGTGGACCCCATCACCCTCCCGCCCACGGCCACGGTGCAAGACGCCGACCGCCTGATGGCGGAGTACCGGATCAGCGGCGTGCCGGTCACCGACCCCGCCGGGAAGCTGCTGGGCATCATCACCAACCGCGACATGCGCTTCGTCGAGGACCTCGCCACGCCGGTGAGTGAGGTGATGACCCGCGAGAACCTGGTGACCGTGCCGGTCGGCACCACGCTGGAGACGGCGCAGGCCATCTTCAAGCGTCACCGCATCGAGAAACTGCTGGTGACCGACGAGGCCGGGTTCCTCAAGGGCCTGATCACCATCAAGGACCTCACCAAGCGCGTGAAGTACCCCCGCGCCGCGAAGGACGACCTGGGAAGGTTGCGGGTGGCCGCCGCCATCGGCGTCTCAGCCGACCTGATGGACCGCGCCGGGGCACTCGTGGCCGCCGGGGCCGACGTGCTGGTGCTCGACAGCGCGCACGGCCACAGCCAGGGCATCCTGAACGCGCTGGCGCGTGTGAAGGAGCATTTCGACGTGGACGTGATCGCGGGCAACATCGCCACCCGGGCCGGGGCAAGGGACCTGATCGCGGCGGGGGCGGACGCGGTGAAGGTGGGCATCGGGCCGGGCTGCTTTGCCGCCGGAACCCGCGTGCTGATGGCGGGCGGGTACTACAAGAACATCGAGGACGTGAAGGTCGGTGACCGGGTGCTGAACATGCACGGGCGGCCCGTGACGGTCGTCAATTCGTGGTGTACCGGCGTCCGCGAGGTGATGGCGGTGCGGCATGTTCATTCTCCACGCGAGACGGTGGTCACGCCGGACCACCGGTTCTGGGTGGGCGCCCTCAGCACCGTGAGTGCGGAAACGGTGGCCTCCAAGGGCTACGCCGCCACGCTCGCGCGCCCCACCCGCCTGGGTGAGAGCAAGCTGCGCTGGAAGCAGGTGGGTGAGGCGGACGGCGACGTGTTCCTGATGCCCCGCCAGTTGCACTTCGAGCTGCCCGACGTGTTGGAGATCAACCTGGGCGACTTTGCCGTGCGGCAGGAGCTGCTGGAGCGCCGGGCGAACACCTGCATCCGAGAGAGTTACGACCTCGGCTACCTCTTCGGTACATTCCTGGGGGACGGACACGCCTTCTTGAACCACAACGGCAGCGAGACGCGCACCGGCTCGGAGGTCGGGCGCGTGGACTGGTACTTCTCACACGAGGAAACAGACATTGCCGACAAACTCAGCGGCGCCGTGGAACGGGTCACGGGACTCGCCCTCAAGCGGGAGCGGGTGGGGAACGTCATCCATCTGCACCTGTACTCGCTGCCCTGGGCGCGGCTCCTCGCGCAGTTCGGCAAGCGGCAGCACAAGCACCTGCCCCACGCCTATCTGGTGAAGAATCCCGACTACCTGCGCGGCCTGAAGGACGGCTTGCTCGACAGTGACGGCTACCTGGCTGCCGATGGCCGCCAGTGCTTCGTGAACACCTCGCGGGAACTGCTGGAGCTGTTCGGCCTGCTGTGTCACCTGACCGAGGGGAGCCTGCCTAACATGTCCGTCGAACCCGGCAATGTCGGCGGCCTTCAGGGGGTGAAGGGTGAATTGCTCGATTCCTACCGTGCCCGCCTGAGCGTGTCGCACGCGGCCCGGCAACTTCCCGATTACGGTGTGGTCAAGCCGCTTTCCCGGCGCGAGCTGAACCTCAGCCTGCCCGTCTACGATATCGAGGTGGATTGCCCCACCCACAGCTTCATCGCGGACAACGCGGTCGTTCACAACAGCATCTGCACCACCCGCGTCGTCACCGGCGTCGGCGTCCCGCAGATCACCGCCATCTTCGAGGCCAGCGCCGCCGCGCTGGAGGCCGGGATTCCCGTGATTGCCGACGGCGGCATCAAGCAGACCGGTGACGTGCCCAAGGCGATTGCCGCCGGGGCCAGCGCCGTGATGATGGGCAGCATGTTGGCCGGGACCGACGAGGCCCCCGGCGAGGTCGTGCTGCGCGACGGCCGCCGCTACAAGAGCTACCGGGGCATGGGCAGCCTGGGCGCGATGGACCAGGGGTCGAGCGACCGCTACTTCCAGACCGGCAGCCGCAAATTCGTCCCCGAGGGCATCGAGGGCATCGTCGCCTACAAGGGCACGGCGGGCGAGGTGATCTACCAGTTCGTCGGCGGCCTGCGGAGCAGCATGGGTTACTGCGGCGCCCCGGACCTGCAAACCCTGCGCGACACCGCCCAGTTCGTCCGCATCACCGGGGCCAGCCTGATCGAGAGCCACCCGCACGGGGTCACGATCACGAAGGAAGCGCCGAATTACGGGGGGAGGTAA
- the trhA gene encoding PAQR family membrane homeostasis protein TrhA — protein MKRLLTAPREPVNALTHWGGAAAALIVLGPLLWWAAARGLHLWPFLVFGLSMVGLYAASASYHSFHVGERGLLWLRKLDHAGIFLLIAGSYTPVAYYGLEGVWRDVVLWVVWGIAGAGILLKVLTMRLPRWISTLLYLGMGWLALAFLPQLARNLPPPAIFWLAAGGVLYSIGAVIYGTRRWNPRPGVFGFHEIWHLFVLGGTGAHVAMMFYLR, from the coding sequence GTGAAGCGTCTCCTGACCGCCCCCCGTGAACCCGTGAACGCCCTGACCCACTGGGGCGGGGCGGCGGCGGCCCTGATCGTGCTGGGGCCGCTGCTGTGGTGGGCGGCGGCACGGGGACTGCACCTGTGGCCTTTCCTGGTGTTCGGCCTGAGCATGGTGGGCCTGTACGCGGCCAGCGCCAGTTATCACTCTTTCCATGTGGGGGAGCGCGGGCTGCTGTGGCTGCGGAAGCTCGATCACGCGGGCATTTTCCTGCTGATCGCGGGCAGCTACACGCCGGTCGCGTACTACGGCCTGGAGGGCGTGTGGCGGGACGTGGTGCTGTGGGTGGTCTGGGGGATCGCCGGGGCGGGCATCCTGCTGAAGGTGCTGACCATGCGCCTGCCCCGCTGGATCAGCACGCTCCTGTATCTGGGCATGGGCTGGCTGGCCCTCGCCTTCCTGCCGCAACTCGCGCGCAATCTGCCCCCGCCTGCGATCTTCTGGCTGGCGGCCGGAGGCGTCCTGTATTCCATTGGTGCGGTGATCTACGGCACCCGGCGCTGGAATCCCCGGCCCGGCGTGTTCGGGTTCCATGAAATCTGGCACCTGTTCGTTTTGGGCGGCACCGGCGCACATGTGGCGATGATGTTTTATTTGCGGTAG
- a CDS encoding site-2 protease family protein, whose product MRPNSLFGNPNLIFLILIVLLALSSRQGLINLVFTNPVAFVIIAVALAFSLTVHEFAHAWTADRLGDPTPRRYGRVTLNPLRHLDPFGTLLLLLIGFGFARPVPINPNNLGRWGTFWVAAAGPISNLLLAFVTAVLLRVLPPSQITDLVLLYVLSINVVLAVFNLIPIPLLDGSRILGALVPSLGRSLAQFEAQPYSFLIVMAFIYLARGPIGTLIGNVQNWVLGTVGIGL is encoded by the coding sequence ATGCGCCCCAATTCCCTTTTCGGCAATCCCAACCTCATTTTCCTTATCCTTATCGTCCTCCTGGCGCTCTCCTCCCGTCAAGGGCTGATCAATCTTGTCTTCACCAACCCGGTCGCGTTCGTGATCATCGCGGTGGCGCTCGCGTTTTCTCTCACGGTCCACGAGTTCGCGCACGCCTGGACCGCCGACCGTCTGGGGGACCCCACACCCCGCCGTTACGGGCGCGTCACCCTCAATCCCCTCCGGCACCTCGACCCCTTCGGCACGCTGCTGCTGCTGCTCATAGGCTTCGGGTTCGCGCGGCCGGTGCCGATCAATCCGAACAATCTGGGGCGCTGGGGCACATTCTGGGTGGCGGCGGCCGGGCCGATCAGCAATCTCCTGCTCGCCTTTGTGACCGCCGTGCTGCTGCGGGTGCTGCCGCCCAGCCAGATCACCGACCTCGTGCTGCTGTATGTCCTGAGCATCAACGTCGTGCTGGCCGTCTTCAACCTGATCCCGATCCCGCTGCTGGACGGCAGCCGTATCCTGGGCGCCCTGGTGCCGTCCCTGGGGCGCAGCCTCGCGCAGTTCGAGGCCCAGCCCTACAGCTTCCTGATCGTGATGGCCTTTATCTACCTGGCGCGCGGCCCTATCGGCACCCTCATCGGCAACGTGCAGAACTGGGTGCTGGGGACGGTCGGGATAGGGCTGTAG
- a CDS encoding CCA tRNA nucleotidyltransferase gives MNGAAQTPGERVWEQLRLEDRTWLAGLARAAGPGARVALVGGAVRDALLGETPSDLDVVVEGADVGTLAADTGLPGLVHPAFGNATVTLPDRRHADLVRARRESYPVPGGNPVPAPGTLEDDLRRRDFGLNALALLVSPDGRLTLLDEVGGLEDLRARTLRPLHPHSLHEDASRLVRGARLAGRLGLTPHPELRRQVPGALEMADRTPRLHAELRLLLDEPRPGRAARVLEEWGAGALLPAGAVERLEALDVRQDTGQRVLAPAYAAALLSAAPDPAALADRLGLGEKPGALLARARSDAPAAPGSAEAVLRALLRPEAYPVLTGRDVVALGVPPGPAVGQALAHLAALRRAGQVRSREGEQAALRTYLAART, from the coding sequence GTGAACGGCGCGGCGCAGACCCCGGGAGAGCGGGTCTGGGAACAGCTCCGGCTGGAGGACCGCACCTGGCTGGCTGGCCTCGCGCGGGCAGCCGGGCCGGGCGCGCGGGTGGCCCTGGTCGGCGGCGCCGTGCGCGACGCGCTGCTGGGAGAGACACCCTCGGACCTCGACGTGGTCGTGGAGGGGGCGGACGTGGGCACGCTGGCGGCGGACACCGGCCTCCCCGGCCTGGTCCACCCGGCCTTCGGGAACGCCACCGTGACCCTGCCGGACAGGCGGCACGCGGACCTGGTGCGGGCGCGGCGGGAGAGCTACCCGGTGCCCGGCGGCAATCCCGTCCCGGCCCCCGGCACCCTGGAAGACGACCTGCGGCGGCGTGACTTCGGGCTGAACGCGCTGGCGCTGCTGGTCAGTCCGGACGGCCGCCTGACCCTGCTCGACGAGGTGGGCGGCCTGGAGGACCTGCGGGCGCGGACGCTGCGGCCCCTGCATCCGCACTCGCTGCACGAGGACGCCAGCCGCCTGGTCCGCGGGGCACGGCTGGCCGGACGGCTGGGCCTGACCCCTCACCCCGAGTTGCGGCGGCAGGTGCCCGGCGCGCTGGAGATGGCCGACCGCACGCCCCGCCTGCACGCCGAACTGCGCCTGCTGCTCGACGAGCCGAGGCCGGGCCGGGCTGCCCGGGTGTTGGAGGAGTGGGGCGCGGGCGCCCTGCTGCCCGCCGGGGCTGTGGAACGGCTGGAAGCCCTGGACGTCCGGCAGGACACCGGACAACGGGTTCTGGCACCTGCCTATGCCGCCGCATTGCTCTCCGCCGCCCCCGACCCCGCCGCGCTGGCTGACCGTCTGGGGCTGGGGGAGAAGCCGGGGGCGCTGCTGGCCCGCGCGCGCTCGGATGCACCCGCCGCGCCCGGCAGCGCGGAAGCCGTCCTGCGTGCCCTGCTGCGCCCGGAGGCCTATCCGGTCCTGACCGGACGGGACGTGGTGGCGCTCGGCGTGCCGCCCGGTCCGGCGGTGGGGCAGGCCCTCGCGCATCTGGCGGCGCTGCGGCGGGCGGGGCAGGTCCGCAGCCGGGAGGGGGAGCAGGCCGCCCTGCGAACGTACCTCGCGGCCAGAACTTGA
- a CDS encoding S1C family serine protease, giving the protein MRRPMLAAILVLVGLGLGATLLRDQVPLSGAQNSPAASSPVRAEAGALLQNEQNTVDIVRRYEPGLVYINTEQQVVQPNPMGWMFGGQDQTQVQQGVGSGFFVNAQGDILTNYHVVAGESGQGPAPRIRVRVLNRQQSVPAHVVGLAPQYDLALIRPEGLDKSLIKPIPLGDSDTLKPGQKAIAMGAPFGLDFSVTEGIVSSTARQIPIGFSQSGTGEGITQKAIQTDAAINPGNSGGPLLDSGGRVIGINTQILSPAGAATGVGQNAGVGFAIPINAAKNLLPRLQQARGGVVAAPRLGIVAGLVVQGPGQPVPVGLSALTTQGKRELGLPETGLVVGQVAPNTPAAQAGLRGGNQTQTFQGGRIALGGDVITAADGQPVDGIEDLQSVLINKKPGDSVTLHVVRGNQARDVKVTLNNASFQ; this is encoded by the coding sequence ATGAGACGACCGATGCTCGCGGCGATCCTGGTGCTGGTGGGCCTGGGGCTGGGCGCCACCCTCCTGCGGGATCAGGTGCCCCTCTCGGGGGCGCAGAACAGTCCGGCGGCCAGCAGCCCGGTCCGTGCGGAGGCTGGGGCGCTGCTGCAAAATGAGCAGAACACGGTGGACATCGTGCGGCGCTACGAGCCGGGGCTGGTGTACATCAACACCGAGCAGCAGGTGGTGCAGCCCAATCCGATGGGCTGGATGTTCGGCGGCCAGGATCAGACGCAGGTGCAGCAGGGCGTAGGCAGCGGCTTTTTCGTGAACGCGCAGGGCGACATCCTGACCAATTACCACGTGGTCGCGGGCGAGAGCGGCCAGGGCCCGGCTCCCCGCATCCGTGTGCGCGTCCTGAACCGGCAGCAGAGCGTGCCCGCCCACGTGGTCGGCCTCGCGCCGCAGTACGACCTGGCGCTGATCCGCCCCGAGGGGCTGGACAAGAGCCTGATCAAGCCGATCCCGCTGGGGGACAGTGACACCCTCAAGCCGGGGCAGAAAGCGATTGCGATGGGTGCCCCCTTCGGGCTGGATTTCAGCGTCACCGAAGGCATCGTGAGCAGCACGGCGCGGCAGATTCCCATCGGGTTCTCGCAGAGCGGCACGGGCGAGGGCATCACCCAGAAGGCGATCCAGACCGACGCCGCCATCAACCCCGGCAACAGCGGCGGGCCGCTGCTCGATTCGGGGGGGCGCGTGATCGGCATCAATACGCAGATTCTCTCGCCAGCGGGCGCCGCGACCGGCGTGGGCCAGAACGCGGGCGTGGGTTTCGCCATCCCGATCAACGCGGCGAAAAACCTGCTGCCTCGGCTCCAGCAGGCCAGGGGCGGCGTCGTGGCCGCGCCCCGGCTGGGGATCGTGGCGGGCCTGGTCGTCCAGGGACCGGGGCAGCCCGTCCCGGTGGGCCTCAGCGCCCTGACCACCCAGGGCAAGCGGGAACTGGGCCTGCCCGAGACGGGGCTGGTGGTGGGCCAGGTGGCGCCGAACACGCCCGCCGCACAGGCCGGACTGCGCGGCGGCAACCAGACGCAGACATTCCAGGGGGGCCGCATCGCGCTGGGCGGCGACGTGATCACGGCGGCGGACGGTCAGCCGGTGGACGGCATCGAGGATCTCCAGTCCGTCCTGATCAACAAAAAGCCGGGAGACAGCGTGACGCTGCATGTCGTGCGGGGGAACCAGGCCCGTGACGTGAAGGTGACGCTGAACAACGCCTCCTTCCAGTGA
- the hslO gene encoding Hsp33 family molecular chaperone HslO has translation MTSDALPASFLLRGTAAGGTLRFVGIDATQIVEEARLRHHLSKTATAALGRALAASALLAVVLGKKSDSRVTLRLQGDGPIGWIVAEGSADGLLRGYVRQPGADLPIRASDGKLDVRGLVGTDGELAVTRLLDNGEPYTGSVRLVSGEIAEDVSTYLGVSEQIPNAVLLGVYEEGGRVHRAGGLLVQAMPGVTDATLARLEANIRGMGQLTDHLRRGSLLETMQTAAAGLDLVLAPEAQPARFQCRCSRGRALESLRFFAPAERQEMMDEGGQEVICHWCGEHYQIEPDEIAGLDAQRERAQA, from the coding sequence ATGACTTCAGACGCCCTCCCAGCTTCCTTCCTGCTGCGCGGCACGGCGGCGGGCGGCACCCTGCGCTTCGTGGGGATCGACGCCACGCAGATCGTCGAGGAAGCCCGCCTCCGCCACCACCTCAGCAAGACCGCGACCGCCGCCCTGGGCCGCGCGCTGGCCGCCAGCGCCCTGCTCGCCGTGGTGCTGGGCAAGAAGAGTGACAGCCGGGTGACCCTGCGCCTTCAGGGGGACGGCCCCATCGGCTGGATCGTCGCCGAGGGCAGCGCCGACGGCCTGCTGCGCGGTTACGTGCGCCAGCCCGGCGCGGACCTGCCCATCCGCGCGAGCGACGGCAAGCTGGACGTGCGCGGCCTCGTCGGCACCGACGGCGAACTGGCCGTGACGCGGCTTCTGGACAACGGCGAACCGTACACCGGCAGCGTGCGGCTGGTCAGCGGCGAGATCGCGGAGGACGTGAGCACCTATCTGGGCGTGTCCGAACAGATTCCCAACGCCGTGCTGCTGGGCGTGTACGAGGAAGGCGGCCGGGTCCACCGCGCCGGGGGGCTGCTGGTCCAGGCGATGCCCGGCGTGACGGACGCGACCCTGGCCCGGCTGGAAGCCAATATCCGGGGGATGGGGCAGCTCACCGACCATCTACGGCGGGGCAGCCTGCTGGAAACCATGCAGACGGCGGCGGCGGGGCTGGACCTGGTCCTCGCGCCGGAGGCCCAGCCCGCCCGTTTCCAGTGCCGCTGCTCGCGCGGGCGGGCGCTGGAGAGCCTGCGCTTTTTCGCCCCCGCCGAACGCCAGGAGATGATGGACGAGGGCGGCCAGGAGGTCATCTGCCACTGGTGCGGCGAGCATTACCAGATCGAGCCCGACGAGATCGCGGGCCTGGACGCCCAGCGCGAGCGCGCGCAGGCCTGA
- a CDS encoding ABC transporter substrate-binding protein produces MKFGVSTRALALATLALTLAACSGRNADNGAKSTLVVQESADIPTLDPGTSYDTGSGQIVENLYETLVTYKGNSLSELEPLLATKWEMSDGGKTYRFTLRDGVKFHSGNPFKCADAEYTFRRNLVTNTSQSGNWFLSESLLGTPQNANDDKSITWDKIANAVKCDGETLVFTLPKPDPAFLAKLAYSGQGIVDSEHAKKIGEWDGTEATWKAAVGKDLTDSPLSRDPSGTGAYRFASKDANTFRAVAFDGYWGDKPALKNVVLQKVDELAARQQAFLRGDADLIEAGTRANIEEQLKGKPGVSIVDNLPDISAFGIAMNENIQAKDRLGSGKLDGQGIPANFFSDPDVRRGFVASFDVPTYIKQVQGGMGQPRNFLLPDNFPGYNKDLAAPQFDLNAAKAAFQKAWGGQVWKNGFTVNATYRAGSVAAQTAMEILKKNIESLNPKFRVNIQPKQWSEILQGANKGRESMVMTGWSPDYADPDNFVSTFYSSQGYYHPRVGFTDPQIDTWINEARSTSDAQRRNQLYTQIAERAKDQAYYILMPSNPGIRPYRDNLQGFSADTYNPMLSFSNFGTGTLWKALSKS; encoded by the coding sequence ATGAAGTTTGGAGTTTCTACCCGCGCCCTGGCGCTCGCCACCCTGGCCCTCACCCTGGCCGCCTGTAGTGGTCGCAACGCCGATAACGGCGCCAAGAGCACGTTGGTCGTGCAGGAAAGCGCCGATATCCCGACCCTGGACCCCGGCACCAGCTACGACACCGGCAGCGGCCAGATCGTCGAGAACCTCTACGAGACGCTGGTGACCTACAAGGGCAACAGCCTCAGCGAACTGGAGCCGCTGCTCGCCACCAAGTGGGAGATGAGTGACGGGGGCAAGACCTACCGCTTCACGCTGCGCGACGGCGTGAAGTTCCACTCCGGCAATCCCTTCAAGTGCGCGGACGCCGAGTACACCTTCCGCCGCAACCTGGTGACCAACACCAGCCAGAGCGGCAACTGGTTCCTCTCGGAAAGCCTGCTGGGGACTCCCCAAAACGCCAACGACGACAAGTCGATCACCTGGGACAAGATCGCGAACGCCGTGAAGTGCGACGGCGAGACGCTGGTCTTCACGTTGCCCAAGCCCGACCCCGCCTTCCTCGCCAAGCTGGCCTACAGCGGCCAGGGCATCGTGGACAGCGAGCACGCCAAGAAGATCGGGGAGTGGGACGGCACCGAGGCCACCTGGAAGGCCGCCGTCGGCAAGGACCTGACCGACAGCCCGCTCTCGCGTGATCCCAGCGGCACCGGCGCCTACCGCTTCGCGAGCAAGGACGCCAACACCTTCCGCGCGGTGGCCTTTGACGGCTACTGGGGCGACAAGCCCGCGCTCAAGAACGTGGTGCTCCAGAAGGTGGACGAACTGGCCGCCCGCCAGCAGGCCTTTTTGCGGGGTGACGCCGATCTGATCGAGGCCGGGACCCGCGCGAACATCGAGGAGCAGCTCAAGGGTAAGCCGGGCGTGTCCATCGTGGACAACCTGCCGGACATCAGCGCCTTCGGCATCGCGATGAACGAGAACATCCAGGCCAAGGATCGCCTGGGCAGCGGCAAGCTCGACGGGCAGGGCATCCCCGCCAACTTCTTCAGCGACCCCGACGTGCGCCGGGGCTTCGTGGCGTCGTTCGACGTGCCGACCTACATCAAGCAGGTGCAGGGCGGCATGGGCCAGCCGCGCAACTTCCTGTTGCCGGACAACTTCCCCGGCTACAACAAGGACCTGGCCGCGCCGCAGTTCGACCTGAACGCCGCCAAGGCCGCCTTCCAGAAGGCCTGGGGCGGGCAGGTCTGGAAGAACGGCTTCACAGTGAACGCCACCTACCGTGCGGGCAGCGTGGCCGCGCAGACCGCGATGGAAATCCTGAAGAAGAATATCGAGTCGCTCAACCCCAAGTTCCGCGTGAACATCCAGCCCAAGCAGTGGAGCGAGATTCTGCAAGGCGCCAACAAGGGCCGCGAATCGATGGTCATGACCGGCTGGTCGCCCGACTACGCTGACCCGGACAACTTCGTGAGCACCTTCTACAGCAGCCAGGGCTACTACCACCCGCGCGTGGGCTTCACCGACCCGCAGATTGACACCTGGATCAACGAGGCGCGCAGCACCAGCGACGCCCAGCGCCGCAACCAGCTCTACACCCAGATCGCCGAACGCGCCAAGGATCAGGCCTACTACATCCTGATGCCCAGCAACCCCGGCATCCGCCCGTACCGCGACAACCTCCAGGGCTTCAGCGCCGACACCTACAACCCGATGCTCTCCTTCAGCAATTTCGGGACCGGCACGCTCTGGAAAGCCCTCAGCAAGAGCTGA
- a CDS encoding response regulator: MDDVTDTLPAHTRPITLLLVDDHPVVRKGTRELLEGEEDLRVVGEAESGEEAILKARSLTPDVILMDVSMPGMNGIEATRAIKAERPGVGVLVLTSYDDDAYVFALLEAGAAGYLLKNASEDDLLGAVRAVAAGESALHPSVARKVLERFSTHQTPTPPEDALSPRELEVLRVAATGRTNKEIARDLDISPRTVQVHLANIFSKLGVGSRTEAVLYGIKRGWIDPKTL, translated from the coding sequence ATGGACGACGTCACCGACACGCTGCCCGCCCACACGCGGCCCATCACGCTCCTCCTGGTGGATGACCACCCGGTCGTCCGCAAGGGCACCCGCGAGCTGCTCGAGGGGGAGGAGGACCTGCGCGTGGTCGGTGAGGCCGAGAGCGGCGAGGAGGCGATCCTCAAGGCCCGCTCGCTCACGCCCGACGTGATCCTGATGGACGTGTCCATGCCCGGCATGAACGGCATCGAGGCGACCCGGGCCATCAAGGCCGAGCGGCCCGGCGTGGGCGTGCTGGTGCTGACCAGCTACGACGACGACGCCTACGTCTTCGCGTTGCTGGAAGCGGGCGCGGCCGGGTACCTGCTGAAAAACGCCAGCGAGGACGACCTGCTGGGTGCGGTGCGGGCGGTCGCCGCCGGGGAGAGTGCGCTGCATCCCTCCGTCGCCCGCAAGGTGCTGGAACGCTTCAGCACCCACCAGACCCCCACCCCTCCCGAGGACGCCCTCAGCCCCCGCGAGTTGGAGGTGCTGCGCGTGGCCGCCACGGGCCGGACGAACAAGGAGATCGCCCGCGACCTCGACATCAGCCCGCGCACGGTGCAGGTCCACCTCGCCAACATCTTTTCCAAGCTGGGGGTGGGGAGCCGGACGGAAGCGGTGCTGTACGGGATCAAGCGGGGGTGGATCGATCCGAAGACGCTGTGA